In Chlorobiota bacterium, the sequence GAACAGCAAAGCCGTCGGGAGCCGGTCCCAGCAGTGTGGCGGATAGCTGAACATCCTTCCCATTCATCGGGAACGTTCCCTCCACCGCAATTCCCTGCCGAAGCCTTCGCGCGCCGCCAACCATGCAGTTCCACGTTGCCATTCCGCAGGCAGCAAGGGTGATAGCGGGATCGTGGGAAGGGGCAACTGGTTCCAGCAAAAAGAACTCCACGCGCCCGCCGGTCGGTTTCCGCATCACGATGCGGGCGCGGACAACGCGGGTGTCGTTCATCACCAGAAGCGAATCCGCCGGCAGCAGTGCCGGAAGCTGGCGGAAGGTGTGGTGGGCAACGGAGCCATTGCGGGCATCGCACAGCAGCAGCTTACTTCCATCACGCTGGGCCAACGGGCGCACGGCGATGCGATCCTCGGGAAGGTGATAGTCGAAGATGTAGGGAGATGATTCCATGGGACATTGTGATGGAAGTAGATAACTCCACGTACGGCATGGAAAAGCACAGGAGTTCCCTGGCTACACCGGAACCGCCTCCCCCCTCACCACTGGGCTGAACGTCACCTTCGGATTTTTCTCCTGTGCGGCGTTGATATGCCATTCGCTTTGGAAGAGCATCACCGGAAGATTGTCGGCATCGTTCACCACCACCGTGCCGCTGTACAGGAAGTTGCCAAGGTCCTCCTCGCTTCCAAACAGCCAGCGGGCCGCCACAAATGGGAGCGGAGCAAGGATCACATCCACCCCATACTCTGCCTCCAGCCGGAACTTCACCACGTCGAACTGCAGCTGGCCAACGGCCGCCAAAATTGGGTCCGTGCTGTTTGGGGAGTACATCACCTGAATCGCCCCTTCCTCACGCAACTGCTCCAATCCTTTCTGCAACGATTTCCGCTTTGCTGGCGACGGGGTTCGCACGCTGGCAAAACGCTCCGGCGAGAAGTGCGGGATCGGCTCGAACTGCACCCCCTTCCCAGAAGTCACCGTGTCGCCAATGGCAAACACGCCAGGGTTCATCAGGCCGATGATGTCGCCTGGATACGCTTCCTCCACCGTCTCCCGCTCCTGCGCAAACAACTTGTGGGGTCGGCTTAGCCGCACCTGCCGCCCGCTGCGGGTGTTCGTCACGCTCATGTCGCGCTCGAACTTACCGGAGCAGACCCGCAGGAACGCCACACGGTCGCGATGCTGGCGGTCCATGTTGGCCTGAATCTTAAAAACAAACCCCGTGAACGTCTCCGATGCAGGGTCAAGCGGGCCGTTGGCGGTGCGGCGCGGTGCCGGCGGTGGCGCAAGGGAAACGAACCGCTCCAAGAAAAGATCAACCCCAAAATTGTTGACCGCGCTGCCGAAAAATGTTGGGGAGATTTCCCCCGTCAGGAAACGCTCATGGCTGTACTCAACGCCCGCCCCGCCAATCAACTCAAGGTCATCGCGAAGCTCGGAAAGCTCGCGCTGGCCAATCATGCCGGCCAATTTTGGGTCGTTCAAATCGGTCAGCTCCACCGGCGCGCGATAGGCCCCGTGGGCGGTGCGCTCGTACAAATGGGCGCGGTGGTGAAGGCGGTCGT encodes:
- a CDS encoding peptide chain release factor 3, which codes for MSELQHEIARRRTFAIISHPDAGKTTLTEKLLLYGGALRLAGSVTARRNMRKATSDWMELEQQRGISVTSTVLQFEYEDHTINLLDTPGHEDFSEDTYRTLTAADSAVMLIDSAKGIEPQTRKLFEVCRIRRIPIFTFINKLDRPGRPALELLDELEGEFGIAPWPVNWPIGSGPTFSGVYDRLHHRAHLYERTAHGAYRAPVELTDLNDPKLAGMIGQRELSELRDDLELIGGAGVEYSHERFLTGEISPTFFGSAVNNFGVDLFLERFVSLAPPPAPRRTANGPLDPASETFTGFVFKIQANMDRQHRDRVAFLRVCSGKFERDMSVTNTRSGRQVRLSRPHKLFAQERETVEEAYPGDIIGLMNPGVFAIGDTVTSGKGVQFEPIPHFSPERFASVRTPSPAKRKSLQKGLEQLREEGAIQVMYSPNSTDPILAAVGQLQFDVVKFRLEAEYGVDVILAPLPFVAARWLFGSEEDLGNFLYSGTVVVNDADNLPVMLFQSEWHINAAQEKNPKVTFSPVVRGEAVPV